A genomic window from Lotus japonicus ecotype B-129 chromosome 1, LjGifu_v1.2 includes:
- the LOC130730640 gene encoding uncharacterized protein LOC130730640 translates to MELRIRESILNGSYPFRSPTINAEPCGDRVRDHFCLNLPRMARNLFFVISPRTFSVTLFTHCSIAPSTKQKQSFSPLTSSPLLFSTTPTPRPHPHDTQPRPHPHAATPTPSPTASGGAHPRPHTTGLTHAPSQSHKDIEIYIANKFEARMEKSERKRPDS, encoded by the exons ATGGAGCTCAGGATCAGGGAATCTATTCTCAATGGCAGCTATCCATTCCGATCTCCAACCATTAACGCAGAGCCATGTGGAGATCGGGTCAGGGACCATTTTTGCCTCAATTTACCACGGATGGCAAGGAACCTTTTCTTCGTGATATCTCCGAGAACCTTTTCTGTAACTCTGTTCACCCATTGTTCAATTGCTCCCTCCACTAAGCAGAAGCAG TCTTTCTCACCGCTCACCTCCTCTCCTCTGCTCTTCTCGACCACGCCCACACCACGCCCTCACCCACACGACACGCAGCCGCGCCCTCACCCACACGCAGCCACGCCCACACCGTCACCCACCGCCTCAGGCGGTGCTCACCCACGCCCTCACACCACAGGTCTCACTCACGCCCCCTCACAGAGTCACAAGGATATTGAGATTTACATAGCAAATAAGTTTGAAGCTAGAATGGAAAaatcagagagaaagagacctGATTCCTGA